AGTACTCCGTCCAGAAACCAAAAAAGAAGCCGGACCAAATTGCAATGATCAAGAACGTATTACAGTAAAGTTGGGTtactataggaaaaaaaaaaaaaaaaaaaaaaaaaaaaaaaacgactaCATATAGTTTCACATTGACAGAGGAAGAAGCATCCTTCGCTTCTTTTTCCTCGCCAATCTCACTTGCTTTGTAATTTTCATACATAAAAGGAAAAGCATCGTGATGCATACTAGAATAAAAGCAAGCCGCATATGCCTAAAATATAGAGAAACTGCAGAAAAAACCAGGAAAGCTAGAATAACAAGTTCCCATATTAAAAAGATCACAACATCCACCCTGCA
This genomic interval from Juglans microcarpa x Juglans regia isolate MS1-56 chromosome 4D, Jm3101_v1.0, whole genome shotgun sequence contains the following:
- the LOC121260034 gene encoding uncharacterized protein LOC121260034 — protein: MITRSNLAEQLREYQLRSKHDWASVSFFSSTSNLPSSRVDVVIFLIWELVILAFLVFSAVSLYFRHMRLAFILVCITMLFLLCMKITKQVRLARKKKRRMLLPLSM